CCTTCTGATACCATAACTTATAGAAGACGAATTCCAAGGGGAAGATATGCGTGGATTCGCAGCAATCGTAAGAATTTTTACGATGACAATGGAAAGCTAATCCGGGTGTTGGGAACCGCCCAGGATGTCAGCACGGAGATGGAAGCTCATATTGAAGCAATAGTTAAAACTGACTTAGACGCTTTGACAAATCTTCCGAATTTTAAAAAGTTTACCTCTGATGCTGAGTTAATCATTCAGAAAAATCGTGATAAGAATTATGCTGTCTTAGTGTTTGACATTGATAAGTTCAGAATAATCAATGATTTATTTGGAGCCCATGAGGGAGACGGAGTATTACGATACATAGCAAACATATTAAGAAACCTGATTGTAAGACCGAATATATTTTGCAGGATGTATGCAGATACCTTTGCAATCTTAATGTCTTATAATAAGGATTCCGAATTCGGTTATATTGCCAGTACTTTTTCAGAAGAAGCTTTAAAGTATCCGCTAGAGCATGAGATTGGTTTGTCTTTTGGTGTCTGCAAAGTGGACGACCCTAAAACGGCGGTAGCAACTTATTGTGACCGCGCAAGTCTGGCAAAGAAATCCGTGAAAGGTAACGTACTGCATTTGTTATCTTTTTATGACGATACATTAAGGAAAAGGAGCATAGAAGACAAGGATATTGAGAACGAGATGAATTATGCCCTTGAGCATGGTGAATTCGAGATGTACCTCCAACCGCAAGTGTCCATTGCTTCCACCGATGTGGTAGGTGCTGAAGCTTTGGTCAGATGGATTCATCCGACTAAGGGAATTATTTCTCCGGAGCGATTTATACCTCTCTTCGAAAACAACGGATTTATTGTAAAGCTTGATTACCTGATATGGGAAAAGGCTTTTGCGACAATCAGGAGCTGGATAGATGAGGGCTATCCGGTTGTTCCTATTTCCGTTAATGTGTCACGGATTCATTTATATAATTCCAATCTATTGGAACGTTTTATTATGTTGGCGGAAAAATATAATGTACCGCGTAAATATATAGAACTGGAACTTACGGAAACTGCGTTTTTTAACAATGCAAGAGAGTTGAATTATCTGGTACACTCTTTGAAAAAAGAGGGCTTTATTCTAGCTATGGATGACTTTGGTTCAGGATATTCTTCCTTGAATATGCTTAAGGATATTCCGGTGGATGTTATTAAAATAGACCGGGGATTTCTGAACGAAATTGTGGCAACAGAAAAAGGTAAAACAGTTATCAGATATACCATTGCAATGGCAAAAAAGTTAAACATAGATGTAGTCGCAGAGGGTGTGGAAAGCTTTGTACAGGCA
The nucleotide sequence above comes from Anaerocolumna cellulosilytica. Encoded proteins:
- a CDS encoding putative bifunctional diguanylate cyclase/phosphodiesterase, which encodes MYEGEGSSAINTKDYNALGKICERFDTIIEQTNLIIFDLNLEDEELYVSDNFLKLTGIEYNKKDILKQMLDLKYIHPGDVSKYKGYLRRGKQGLPSDTITYRRRIPRGRYAWIRSNRKNFYDDNGKLIRVLGTAQDVSTEMEAHIEAIVKTDLDALTNLPNFKKFTSDAELIIQKNRDKNYAVLVFDIDKFRIINDLFGAHEGDGVLRYIANILRNLIVRPNIFCRMYADTFAILMSYNKDSEFGYIASTFSEEALKYPLEHEIGLSFGVCKVDDPKTAVATYCDRASLAKKSVKGNVLHLLSFYDDTLRKRSIEDKDIENEMNYALEHGEFEMYLQPQVSIASTDVVGAEALVRWIHPTKGIISPERFIPLFENNGFIVKLDYLIWEKAFATIRSWIDEGYPVVPISVNVSRIHLYNSNLLERFIMLAEKYNVPRKYIELELTETAFFNNARELNYLVHSLKKEGFILAMDDFGSGYSSLNMLKDIPVDVIKIDRGFLNEIVATEKGKTVIRYTIAMAKKLNIDVVAEGVESFVQAEFLYHAGCETVQGYYYSKPLPVNKFEQYAFH